From Cannabis sativa cultivar Pink pepper isolate KNU-18-1 chromosome 8, ASM2916894v1, whole genome shotgun sequence, a single genomic window includes:
- the LOC115700128 gene encoding polygalacturonase-like, whose product MGITFAVNPSIFDVRARPNTDIGEALSNAWKQACASPTQSELRIPKGTFKLKRATLNGPCKAPIKINLQGTLQAPSDPAGFKDGDGWVTFERIDKLTLMGGGSFDGQGKGVWGKHCSQGQYCSKLPINVRFDYVTNSIIQDVISRDSKQFHINVLGGQNITFSRVRVDAPEDSANTDGIHIGRSNGVNIIDSIIQTGDDCVSLGDGSKQITVRNVTCGPGHGFSIGSLGKYKDEKPVEGVLFKGCTMKNTMNGVRIKTWPDSTDGLASNMHFEDINMENVGNPILIDQEYCPWNNCNKKVPSKIKLSNVSFKNIHGTTTSSIAINLICSSGYPCQNVAVENIDLKYNGPEGRITSQCKNVKPKTIGKQNPPPCIAI is encoded by the exons ATGG GCATTACTTTTGCTGTGAATCCTTCCATTTTTGATGTAAGGGCACGACCTAATACTGATATTGGTGAA GCTCTCTCCAATGCTTGGAAACAAGCATGTGCATCTCCCACCCAATCTGAATTACGAATTCCAAAAGGCACATTCAAGTTAAAACGAGCGACATTAAACGGACCATGTAAGGCTCCAATTAAGATTAATCTCCAAGGCACGTTGCAAGCTCCAAGTGACCCCGCTGGTTTCAAAGATGGAGATGGATGGGTTACTTTTGAACGTATTGACAAACTAACTTTAATGGGTGGTGGTAGTTTTGATGGGCAAGGCAAAGGAGTGTGGGGCAAGCATTGCTCCCAAGGACAATATTGCAGTAAACTTCCCATT AATGTGAGATTCGACTATGTCACTAATTCGATAATTCAAGATGTAATATCACGTGATAGCAAACAATTTCATATCAATGTATTGGGTGGCCAAAACATTACATTTTCACGTGTTCGAGTAGATGCTCCAGAAGATAGTGCTAATACTGATGGAATTCATATTGGACGTTCAAATGGAGTAAACATCATTGACTCAATTATTCAAACAGGGGATGATTGTGTTTCTTTAGGAGATGGTAGTAAACAAATAACTGTTAGAAATGTTACTTGTGGACCAGGACATGGTTTTAGCATTGGAAGTTTGGGAAAATATAAAGATGAAAAACCTGTCGAAGGAGTCCTTTTCAAGGGTTGTACAATGAAAAATACAATGAATGGTGTTAGAATCAAAACATGGCCCGATTCTACAGATGGTTTGGCATCAAACATGCATTTTGAGGATATTAACATGGAAAATGTTGGCAATCCAATCCTCATAGATCAAGAGTATTGTCCATGGAACAATTGCAACAAAAAG GTtccgtcaaaaattaagctcagtaATGTTAGCTTCAAGAATATTCATGGTACTACTACATCATCAATTGCGATAAACTTAATTTGTAGCAGTGGATATCCATGTCAAAATGTGGCAGTTGAGAACATCGATCTAAAATATAATGGACCAGAAGGTCGTATTACGTCTCAATGCAAAAATGTGAAGCCAAAGACAATCGGCAAACAAAATCCTCCTCCATGCATTGCAATATGA